Part of the Anaerolineales bacterium genome is shown below.
GGCGGTGGCGAAGTGGCGGCCACGGTCCACCTTGCCCGGTCCGGAGATCAGCCGGTTTGGCTCGTCGACTCGGAGAGCATTCGATCGGCGCAGTCGATCTACTCACACCCGGCCGAGGATGGGGAGAAGTACGCCTTGTTCTGTCGGGCGGCGCTCTCAGCCTGTGAGGCCCAGGGGTGGATTCCGGACATTGTTCATGCGCACGACTGGCACGCGGCGGCGTCGGTTGTCTGGGCTCGCCAATTGCGATTCACCTCGCCAGCGTGGGCTGCCAGCCGCACCGTGCTCACTGTCCACAACCTCGCCTACATGGGCGCCGGAAGTGAGGCCGCGCTGGAGGCCCATCATCTGCCGCTCCCTGACCTGGCGGGCTTGCCGGCTTGGGCACAGCGCATGCCGCTACCGCTGGGGCTTGTGGCAGCCGACGGCGTGAC
Proteins encoded:
- a CDS encoding glycogen/starch synthase; its protein translation is MNVLFLAAEASPFSKVGGLGDVAGELPRCLRRLGMNVPTVIPLHASTDTSSLVVDRSLKLSVPRGGGEVAATVHLARSGDQPVWLVDSESIRSAQSIYSHPAEDGEKYALFCRAALSACEAQGWIPDIVHAHDWHAAASVVWARQLRFTSPAWAASRTVLTVHNLAYMGAGSEAALEAHHLPLPDLAGLPAWAQRMPLPLGLVAADGVT